One genomic window of Eptesicus fuscus isolate TK198812 chromosome 6, DD_ASM_mEF_20220401, whole genome shotgun sequence includes the following:
- the IER2 gene encoding immediate early response gene 2 protein — MEVQKEAQRIMTLSVWKMYHSRMQRGGLRLHRSLQLSLVMRSARELYLSAKVEAHEQPEVPSPVARSPDPRLHPPREAPTAPEAASTDGEQPCPEPMDTQEAPKAEETPARCAPRPAKVSRKRRSSSLSDGGDAGLVPSKKARLEKEDAEEGESAEVPDRLQAPPAQAEGAFPNLARVLQRRFSGLLNCSPSAPPTAPPPPACEAKPACRSADSMLNVLVRAVVAF, encoded by the coding sequence ATGGAGGTGCAAAAGGAGGCGCAACGCATTATGACCCTGTCGGTGTGGAAAATGTACCATTCGCGCATGCAGCGCGGAGGGCTGCGGCTGCACCGGAGTCTGCAGCTGTCTCTGGTCATGCGTAGCGCCCGGGAGCTTTACCTCTCGGCCAAGGTGGAAGCCCACGAGCAGCCCGAGGTGCCCTCGCCGGTCGCCCGCTCCCCTGACCCTCGCCTGCACCCACCGCGGGAAGCACCAACCGCCCCGGAAGCAGCGTCCACCGACGGTGAgcagccctgcccagagcccatgGACACTCAGGAGGCGCCGAAAGCCGAGGAGACCCCTGCCCGCTGTGCCCCGAGACCCGCCAAAGTCAGCCGCAAGCGGCGGAGCAGCAGCCTCAGCGACGGCGGGGATGCCGGACTGGTCCCGAGCAAGAAAGCCCGTCTAGAAAAGGAGGACGCGGAGGAAGGGGAGTCTGCGGAGGTCCCCGATCGCCTGCAGGCCCCTCCCGCGCAAGCGGAAGGTGCCTTCCCCAATCTGGCGCGGGTCCTCCAGAGGCGCTTCTCTGGCCTCCTGAACTGCAGCCCCTCCGCGCCCCCGACAGCGCCTCCGCCGCCGGCTTGCGAGGCGAAGCCGGCCTGCCGCTCGGCGGATAGCATGCTGAACGTGCTCGTCCGGGCCGTGGTGGCTTTCTGA